A region of the Cricetulus griseus strain 17A/GY chromosome 7, alternate assembly CriGri-PICRH-1.0, whole genome shotgun sequence genome:
actgaacaagttccaggaagcctccaaggctacagtgaaaccctgtctcaaaaacaaaaaaaaatctaaatacatGTATTAAAAGCTTTATGTATTCAATTTAGGTTTGACACTTCGTTGAATAAACaagtttatttgtaaatttaGTCAACATACATAATTGACCTAGAAACTTCAATAGGATACTTTTAAAAACCACTTGAAGGCCATCTCTATAAAAGGGATTTTCCCAGGACAGTAACCAGGTGTAACCTAACCCATCTTCATTGGCAGAGGTGCAGTAGCTGAAGCTGTACTCCCACCCCCATGTTTAGACTccacaaggaaaaaacaaaccttgTACTGTTTTTCCCCttgaatattaaaaaagaaacaaactgaacTCAATCTAGGCATAAGACCAAACAACACAATGAAAAACTGCACTAACTAGATCAGTAACAGGTGATGCTGGTGTGAATAACTTGTTATTTTACTCTAGAGCCCTTATAAATAAAATCCCCGTTAGTGTATGTGTCATCAGCTAGAGGGTTAACATGTGGTAGAATGAGGACTTCTGCAAGGTTTCATACATACGCATAGCATTTTTCTAcgttgttaaacaaatgcagtccCGTCAAGAAGCACCAACTGGACTAAATTACACACACCTTAATGACAAGACGCCCCACCACTTGTgaatgtaaaacatttaatttaaaaatgttcaacactACAATATATAAAATAGCTATTATAAATGCACATAGTGTATTCTATAGCTGCCAGGTTTAcgttcttgttttttcttttttttaggaaACTGTTACACTGTGGTTAAAACTTGTATCTTCAACCTTTGAAAAAGCCCACATTCTATCACAGTGATGTATGGTTAAACACTTGGATCAAGTCATAACCAGTTTTATTGCAAAAGGACCCTGTACATTTATCAATTCTAGTACCTTAATAGCTACCCAACAAGTCATTAACATACAGAAACATGCATCTTGAGAAGCAAGTACTATCACCCATCCCTTCTGCATATCAGCAACTTGTCACTCCTGAGCCACAGTGCTCACGTCACTGAGGTCTGCACAGTCACTCTTCCCATTCATCCTGAGTGAAAGATGGAATGACTTAAGTACAAATGCAACATATTATAAACAATTTCTTACAAAAAAAGTCACAAATTAAACCAAAGTATTTTACAGAATTTACTACAAAATGCCATAAAAACCGCCTTGACTTAAGCTCTCTCCCCCCGTATCCGGCGAGCCAACTGGATGTCTTTGGGCATGATGGTGACTCTCTTGGCATGGATGGCACACAGATTGGTGTCTTCAAACAACCCCACCAGGTACGCTTCACTGGCCTCCTGTTAAGGTAAGAGCCACAGCATTAACCCCCTTACTGCAGAAACCAAGCCGCCGCTGCCGCtgccaccgcccccccccccaccgtgcCACCAAgcctttgtctcttttctttaccTGAAGGGCACCAATGGCTGCACTCTGAAACCTCAAGTCCGTTTTGAAATCCTGGGCGATCTCCCTCACCAACCTCTGGAAAGGCAGCTTCCGGATGAGCAGCTCAGTCGACTTCTGGTAGCGACGGATCTCTCTTAGAGCCACGGTCCCGGGCCTGCGGGCGTCAGAGAAAGGAGGGCGTCAGAGCACACGGGCGAGCGGAGCGGCGGTGCTCGCTCCGGCTGC
Encoded here:
- the LOC100757430 gene encoding histone H3.3A isoform X2; translation: MARTKQTARKSTGGKAPRKQLATKAARKSAPSTGGVKKPHRYRPGTVALREIRRYQKSTELLIRKLPFQRLVREIAQDFKTDLRFQSAAIGALQEASEAYLVGLFEDTNLCAIHAKRVTIMPKDIQLARRIRGERA